From the genome of Metallibacterium scheffleri:
TCCAGGCGATCGGCCGCGCCAGGGCGGCCAGAACGGCACATACGGTGCGAATAGAACTGTGGGGTGGCATTGACGATCCAGCGATCGATCAGGCGCTGATGCGGCACGGGTTGGAGGTTGAATCGCGGTGGCCCAATGAAGTGCACAACACGGCACGCGGCAGGCCGGCGCTGGGAGGCGCCGAGGCGATCGCTGTTGCGATCGCGGCTGTGCAGGTTGATGGCGGTAGGGTCAGCGTGCGCGGCGTCCTGGCGGCGTTGCACGAGGCTGGACACGGCGCGCGGCGCGAAGCGGTGGTGACGGCGGTGCGCGCGGCCAACAGTGGCGGCCCGTGAGGCCGGGCCGCTGGCCGGGGTGTTCCCAAAATACTATATGGGTCTATATAGTATTTTGGGAACACCCGGATTCAGCCGACTACAGGGCATCAGAGCGGAGCGGAGCAACGGCGGCCTTGAGTCCAAAACTCGGCTGAATCCGAAACATGGCACGGCCATCAGCCCATGCTGGACCCAGCGCTAGAGCCAGAGCGGCCGGAAAGGGAAAGGTGGATGTGCGGCAGCATGCCGCGACTTGTCGGACGCATCCGAAATGAACTTCGGCTCTTGCCCTTGCTCTGAGGCTGCACCCGCCGCCGCTTCGCCGTTGAACCGTGCCGGTACTGGGCTGCGATCCGCAGCTTTGGGACTCAAGGCCCGCTGTTGCCGTTGCTCTGGCCTGCTCTGGACCCCGCCGCTCCGCCACGCCAGCCCGTTCCGCGCCGGTACTGGGCTAGGCAGATTCACCCCTCGCCAACCGCCGCTGGAAGCGGCCCCGAGCGCCAGCGAGGGGTGCCAGCTTGGAGCTGGCACCGGCGCCAGGACGACGCCGCTGTGCAGGATGCACGCCCGCCGCGGAGCGGCAGGGATTGGGCGGCTTGGCCGCCTTGCCCTTGCCCTTGCCCTTGCCCTTGGCCTTGTCTGCCTTGCCCCGGCTCTGCCCTGCCAGCCCGCCCGCCGGAGCCGGGTCGCTGCGATTATCTCAGAGGCCTTGCGACTGATTATAAAAGGCGCGGGAGAACATCACCGCCAGACATAATGCAGAGCGCATTATATTCGGGCTGGCCTGATAATCACGGCGTTATGCGTAACAAAACAGGATAAAAGACATGTTCCCTACCTGAAAATGTCCTTTTCAGGATCGCCGGCACGCCGAGCCGCCGGGCCACCCGGCCACCTGCCGGGCGATCCGCCGGAGGTCTGGCCGGACGGTCGCACCGGCTGGCGCGGGCGCGAATCGTACCCCGCAATCAAGAGGCTGGACGCCTGCTGGACCCGCCCGCGCGGATCGGATCGGGTGGCACCGGTCGCTAGCTCTGGACCTCTCCCCGCCGGACGCAGCCACCGGGAGAGGTGCCCCGCTCTGGCCCCTGGCTGGCTGCCCCGGCCCTGCCTGGCCCCTTGTTGCGCGTCCAGGTGCCCCTGCGACTGCCCAGGGTCCCGCCGCGCCGGTACGGCGTGGTGGGGCGGGCAGAGCGCACTTGGGCCGCCCATTGCATGGGCTTAGGCCCGAGGAGCAGAGCGGGCGCACACACTACGCATCCCTGCGGGTGTGTGAAAGCCGCGCTGCGCCTTGCTCTCAGGCGCTACCGCGCCATTTTCGACTTTGCTACCAGACCTGCCCGCAAACCCGCGCCACGCCTAGCTCTCAGGCGCTATCAGCTCGCGTGGCGAGTACCCCTCGCGACCCTCTGGCCGTCTCGTAGCCCCTCTCGGGTGGAAGGGGCGCATTTCGCGCCCGCGGGAGAGTCACCATGCGTCGTCGCCAAATCCATTTCCGCCTCGCCGAGGCGGAGTTCCGGCAGCTCAAATCCGAGGCCACAAAAGCGGGCCTGACGGTGCCGGTTTATGCCCGGCTGCGGTGCCTCGAAACCCTCGCGCTGGCCGACCGCCTGGCGGGCATCGAGCGGGCGCTAGCCGTCCTGCCAAACCTGCCCACAGGCCCAGCTATGGCCACCGCGTTCACGCGCCTGGCCGCCAAAATCGATCGCGCCGCGGGCGCGCAAGGCGGTGCCAAATGATCTCGTTTTCCGCAATCTCGTCGGCCTCGGATGCTGCCGACTACTACGCCGATCTTGCCAAGGCGGCCGAATACTACGACGGTGCCGGCCGCGTGCCGTCGCGTTGGCTGGGCGCCGGCGCTGTGCTCCAAAATTTGCATGGCGAGGTTGGTCGCGATGCACTACGCGATCAACTCGCGGGAAAGGTCCGCGATGCCGACTGTAATGCGCGCCAGCTCGGCATTAACCGTGCTGGCGATTTTCAACACCGCGGCGGCTGGGATTTTGCGGTTAGTGCGCCTAAATCCGTCAGCATTGAATCGCTCGTGCATAGTAACGGCGCCGTGCAGGAGGCTCACCGCCGCGCCGTTTCGGCCGTCGTGGCGTACCTCGAGCGCTACGGCGCGGCAGCCCGAATCAACGGCCAGCACGTCGCCACGGGCAACCTCACGATTGCCGCCTACGACCACGTATCGAGTCGCAGCGGCGACCCGCAGCTCCATACCCATTTGCTCGTCGCCAACGTGACCCACGACCACGGCGGCCGCGCCCGCAGCGTCTCAAACGAGCGGTTGCTCGAGCACCGCGCGGCCGCCGATGCCGTCTACCACGCGACCTTGTCCCGCGAACTCCAGGCGCTGGGCTATTCGGTCCGGCACGACCGCGCCGGCCACGTCGAAATCGCCAGTTACTCCCCGGAGCAGTTGGCCGATTTCAGCACCCGCAGCCGCGAAATCGAGGCGTCGCTAGCTGCCCGCGGCCAAACCCGCGAAAGCTCAAGCGCGGAGGCCCGCCAGGTCGCCGCGCTCGCAACGCGGGCGCCGAAAAATACCCCGGAAACCCGCGAAGCTCACGCCGCCCGCTGGCAGGCGCAGGCGCAGGCATTCGGCCTCACACCCGCCCACCGCGACCAGGCTGCGCCCACCCCGAGCGCCTGGGACGTAGCCCGGATCGCCCGCGACTCAGTGCGCGAGGCAGCGGAGCATCTGAATGAGCGCGAATCAGTCATGCGCCCGGCCGACATCAACCGCGAGGCTGCGCGCGCGAGCGCGGGTCGCTGCACGTGGACAGATATAGAGAGTGCCATGGCCGATGCGCTCGCGCGCGGTGAGCTGATCCGGGGCGAGGACGGTCGGATCACGACGCGCGACGCGCTGGCCGTGGAGAGCGAAACCGACGCAGGGCTTGAGTCAGGCCGCGGCGATCATCGCGAAGTGATGACCGGCTGCCAGTTCGATCAGGCGCTGGCGAAATTCGAGCGTTCGCGCGGGTTTGCGCTGTCCGACGAACAACGCGGCGCAGCGAGAATGATTCTCACCGGCGACGACCGCTATCAGGGCGTGCAAGGTCTCGCCGGCACAGGCAAGACCACTTTGCTTGCGTTCGTTCGCGAAGCCGCGGAGAGCCAGGGTTGGCGCGTGATCGGGCACAGCTCGGGCGCGGAGCAAGCGGCAACGATGCAACGCGAGTCGGGCATACAGAGCACCACGACGGCGAGCTGGCTACTCGAATCCGAGCGCGACAGCACGGCGGCCGGCGATCAAAAAGTTCTGATCGTGATGGACGAGGCCGGTCAGGCCGGGTCCAGGCAGTTCCTGGCCGCGCTCTCAACCACCGAACGCGCCGGCGCGCGAATGATCGCGCTGGGCGATCACTACCAGCACCAGAGCGTCGAAGCCGGCCGAGCATTCGCGCGCGGCCAGGCACATATGCCCGTCGCCACGCTGGGCGCGGCCTCGATCCGTCGCCAACGTACCGACGAGGCTAAAGCTGCGGTCGCGCGAGTGCTCGCCGGCGACCACGCTTCCGCCGTGCGGGGTCTGCGCACAGTTGAGGTGCGTTCGGCGCAGACGTCACTACCCGCCGACGCCACACGAGAGCAGCGGCGTGAAGCTGCGCGCGCGGATAATCAACAGGTCATCGCGCGCCTTGCGCGCGACTTCACGGCGATGCCGCGCGAGCAGCGCGACAAGGCGTTGATTATCACCAGCACCAACGCCGACAGGGTGGCGATCAACGAGGCCGTGCGCGGCGGCCTGCACCTGCGCGGCGATCTCGGCGACGACGTGCAGGTGTCAACGTTGCGCAAGGCCGATCTGTCGGCGGTCGAGGCCAAACGCTCATCGAGCTACGAACCCGGCCAAATCGTGGAAGTGCGCTGCGACTATGCACGCGCCCAACTCGCGCGCGGTAGCCAATGGCAGGTCGTTGCGGCTCAGGGCGACCTGCTCCGCGTGCGCGACAACAGCGGCCGCGAACGCACCATCGACCCGGCAAAAATCCAGCTCCAGGCGTACACGCGCGAAGTGCGCGCGCTTGCGATCGGCGACCGCATCCGTTGGATCGAGAATCATCGCGCAACCCACGCCGATCGCCCGTTGGACGACGGGTTGCGCGTGCGAAACGGCAGCGGCGCGACCGTCGTTGCCGTATCCAGCGACGGCCAGCAAATCGACCTCCGAACCGATGCCGGCCAGCAAATCAAACTCGACACGGCCGAGGGCCAGAAACTGGACCACGCGTATGCGAGCACGTCGTACAGCGCGCAGGGCGTGACGGTCGATGCGGTGAAGATTCATCACAACGTTGAGGCCGGCCGGCACGGCGACAGGGAGACGTATGTATCTCTCACCCGCGCGCGCGACGACCTCACTCTATATACCCAGGACATCGATCGCGCGGCCGCGCAATCCGGCGTGACGCTGGAGAAAT
Proteins encoded in this window:
- a CDS encoding plasmid mobilization protein; this encodes MRRRQIHFRLAEAEFRQLKSEATKAGLTVPVYARLRCLETLALADRLAGIERALAVLPNLPTGPAMATAFTRLAAKIDRAAGAQGGAK
- the mobF gene encoding MobF family relaxase; the protein is MISFSAISSASDAADYYADLAKAAEYYDGAGRVPSRWLGAGAVLQNLHGEVGRDALRDQLAGKVRDADCNARQLGINRAGDFQHRGGWDFAVSAPKSVSIESLVHSNGAVQEAHRRAVSAVVAYLERYGAAARINGQHVATGNLTIAAYDHVSSRSGDPQLHTHLLVANVTHDHGGRARSVSNERLLEHRAAADAVYHATLSRELQALGYSVRHDRAGHVEIASYSPEQLADFSTRSREIEASLAARGQTRESSSAEARQVAALATRAPKNTPETREAHAARWQAQAQAFGLTPAHRDQAAPTPSAWDVARIARDSVREAAEHLNERESVMRPADINREAARASAGRCTWTDIESAMADALARGELIRGEDGRITTRDALAVESETDAGLESGRGDHREVMTGCQFDQALAKFERSRGFALSDEQRGAARMILTGDDRYQGVQGLAGTGKTTLLAFVREAAESQGWRVIGHSSGAEQAATMQRESGIQSTTTASWLLESERDSTAAGDQKVLIVMDEAGQAGSRQFLAALSTTERAGARMIALGDHYQHQSVEAGRAFARGQAHMPVATLGAASIRRQRTDEAKAAVARVLAGDHASAVRGLRTVEVRSAQTSLPADATREQRREAARADNQQVIARLARDFTAMPREQRDKALIITSTNADRVAINEAVRGGLHLRGDLGDDVQVSTLRKADLSAVEAKRSSSYEPGQIVEVRCDYARAQLARGSQWQVVAAQGDLLRVRDNSGRERTIDPAKIQLQAYTREVRALAIGDRIRWIENHRATHADRPLDDGLRVRNGSGATVVAVSSDGQQIDLRTDAGQQIKLDTAEGQKLDHAYASTSYSAQGVTVDAVKIHHNVEAGRHGDRETYVSLTRARDDLTLYTQDIDRAAAQSGVTLEKSAAHDVSGPEWSPEDAPTDRDRTRDRGAGWG